One Mailhella massiliensis DNA segment encodes these proteins:
- the hutX gene encoding heme utilization cystosolic carrier protein HutX — protein sequence MNGSCNDVSLSQAVSAALMQKKPWMLSSLAREFHVSEKEVARALPGEMCAFTGGENFTRVWEALGTWEKATFIVQHEGHVLEVKCRIPAGRPGHGYYNLMGDEALGGHIKADAITDIAFLSMPFMGLESHSVQFFNAEGRVVFSIYAGRENHVVIASVKESFLKLRKDLAA from the coding sequence ATGAACGGTTCCTGCAATGACGTTTCTCTTTCTCAGGCGGTGAGTGCCGCCCTCATGCAGAAGAAGCCCTGGATGCTGTCTTCTCTTGCCCGGGAATTCCATGTTTCGGAAAAGGAGGTGGCCCGGGCTCTGCCCGGAGAGATGTGCGCCTTCACCGGCGGGGAAAACTTCACGCGGGTGTGGGAGGCCCTCGGCACATGGGAGAAGGCCACCTTCATCGTACAGCACGAAGGTCACGTCCTGGAAGTAAAGTGCCGTATTCCCGCGGGCAGGCCGGGACACGGCTATTACAACCTCATGGGAGATGAGGCTCTCGGCGGTCATATCAAGGCCGACGCCATAACGGATATCGCCTTCCTTTCCATGCCCTTCATGGGGCTGGAAAGTCATTCCGTGCAGTTCTTCAATGCGGAAGGCAGGGTGGTCTTCTCCATCTATGCCGGGCGCGAGAATCACGTCGTCATTGCCTCGGTGAAGGAATCCTTCCTGAAGCTCAGAAAAGACCTTGCCGCCTGA
- a CDS encoding metal-dependent transcriptional regulator produces MMEHLPEERDDRAERKALSPALENYLEIIFLEEAKEGAARASSIADAAGVSRSTVTSTLKVLKSMGFVEYEPYSLIHLTEQGRTIGRDIAHRHIIFREFFLHVLQLDEHQADAVACELEHVVPPHVIRRWGQFVLYLRTRDFWKNWQQDYQKERKALIGTMEKTFQNMGSLDNQDEVRELARKYR; encoded by the coding sequence ATGATGGAACATCTCCCCGAAGAACGGGATGACCGCGCGGAAAGGAAGGCCCTTTCCCCTGCGCTGGAAAACTACCTTGAAATCATCTTTCTGGAAGAGGCAAAAGAAGGCGCGGCACGCGCAAGCTCCATCGCCGACGCCGCCGGGGTAAGCCGCTCCACCGTGACGAGCACACTCAAGGTTCTCAAGTCCATGGGCTTTGTGGAATACGAGCCCTACAGCCTCATCCATCTGACGGAACAGGGACGTACCATAGGCCGCGACATCGCCCACAGGCACATCATCTTCCGGGAATTCTTCCTTCATGTGCTTCAACTGGACGAACATCAGGCCGACGCCGTGGCATGTGAGCTGGAACATGTGGTGCCGCCCCACGTCATCCGCCGCTGGGGGCAGTTCGTGCTGTACCTGCGTACCCGGGACTTCTGGAAAAACTGGCAGCAGGACTATCAGAAGGAACGCAAGGCCCTCATAGGCACCATGGAAAAAACCTTCCAGAACATGGGTTCTCTCGACAATCAGGACGAAGTGCGGGAACTTGCCCGCAAGTACCGCTGA
- a CDS encoding ExbD/TolR family protein, translating to MFNFGLEEEPSIDLTPLIDTIFMLLIFFIMTTTFSRPVLDIILPASSESEASAEKREQVISIKADGSLHYEGRRIDKSEVDAILAERPEALLNLYVDQKAPFEAFVEVVDIAKVRKGGRFVISTQPGADR from the coding sequence ATGTTTAATTTCGGTCTGGAAGAGGAACCGAGCATAGACCTTACTCCGCTCATCGACACCATTTTCATGCTGCTCATCTTCTTCATCATGACGACGACCTTCAGCAGGCCTGTGCTCGACATTATTCTTCCCGCATCCAGCGAGTCGGAAGCCTCTGCGGAAAAGCGCGAACAGGTCATTTCCATCAAGGCCGACGGGAGTCTCCATTATGAAGGAAGAAGGATAGACAAGTCGGAAGTGGATGCCATTCTTGCGGAAAGGCCGGAAGCGCTGCTCAACCTGTATGTGGACCAGAAGGCTCCTTTTGAAGCCTTCGTGGAAGTGGTGGATATAGCCAAAGTCAGAAAGGGGGGCCGCTTTGTCATCAGCACTCAGCCGGGCGCAGACAGGTAG
- a CDS encoding MptD family putative ECF transporter S component → MTRFLSCWSARELVVIGVFAAASKVATLLVALAGGGMNPISLMGKNLVFTTLLVVMLCKVHRPGTLLLFTVINIIVSMLLLGASVTLLPPMLVAALAAEAAMWPGRTAGGARNAVIGAAVFDIVSKVLSLGVSWLFLRENPAMMVMAVPFVAIGYLGSVGGLFSGVRAVRELRHAGIIHQ, encoded by the coding sequence ATGACGCGATTTCTTTCCTGCTGGAGCGCCCGGGAACTGGTGGTCATCGGCGTGTTCGCCGCGGCTTCCAAGGTCGCCACGCTTCTGGTGGCGCTCGCAGGCGGGGGCATGAACCCCATAAGTCTCATGGGCAAGAACCTTGTTTTCACCACGCTTCTGGTGGTCATGCTGTGCAAGGTTCACAGACCGGGCACGCTTTTGCTCTTCACCGTCATCAACATCATCGTGAGCATGCTGCTGCTCGGCGCGAGCGTCACGCTCCTGCCGCCCATGCTCGTTGCCGCACTTGCGGCGGAAGCGGCCATGTGGCCGGGCCGTACGGCGGGCGGGGCCAGAAACGCGGTCATCGGCGCGGCGGTGTTCGACATCGTGAGCAAGGTGCTTTCCCTCGGCGTGTCGTGGCTGTTCCTGCGTGAAAACCCGGCCATGATGGTCATGGCGGTGCCTTTTGTGGCCATAGGCTACCTGGGCTCCGTGGGGGGACTTTTTTCCGGTGTACGGGCGGTAAGGGAGCTGCGCCATGCAGGCATCATTCATCAGTAG
- a CDS encoding TonB-dependent receptor plug domain-containing protein, producing the protein MKMKSTTWAASFAVLACALSGVPYAHAEDAVKAGDVYVTATRVEKELQQVPMSVTVMTAEDVRRSGARTVGELLEDVPGVQIQNDGSQGLKRISIRGEDAFRTLVLIDGQKISEHKSMSGSPMLIDASRIERIEVIKGPASVLYGSDAIGGVVNIITKKGGEKPVEGEIWTGYSGASRGFSEGMAVRGNLDGLKYSLSGSHSDQGDIHTPEGELDNTNFRQTDASAFLSYDFSEHFTMGAGLDYYKGSFNSTAMSNNTDGNRFFVKVPKWARTKYYMFAEGRDISEYLARVRFDAYYQKNEKDMQNYVGQAVHTGESYSYNGMPVTMKGEGHVIMDNYAHNIIRSRGVSLQTDWQLGADNYLVAGYELNYDRLDSEGRTDMDMFLPFGSPTMGMIGRYGTTKFYDGSQLNQSLFASMESQLPGNLALTYGVRWIHVRTELTRGDEYRTGYAGMGMMMGDKVVEMAMSHYNGERSGGAALGDSSESRPVFNVGLVWTGIEDLALRASWAQGFRVPNLTEKYIGTAMGGGTIYGNPNLDPETSNNFEVGARYNHGDLNFDLAFFYSLADDYIASVLVPGSSSVYTYTNVADARTFGSELSASYRFATAWGDFTPYATLTWMRRQYDDGNGWKTYDTATPEWVSRYGVRYARALTETVDFRADVYGRSQSETVYRSASGASDYDLGGFTTANIALGFDFGKEKRFSVLTEVLNIFDKRYQYNTAILEPGLHANVKLSYKF; encoded by the coding sequence ATGAAAATGAAATCGACGACGTGGGCCGCGTCTTTCGCTGTTCTGGCCTGCGCGCTGTCCGGGGTTCCGTATGCCCATGCGGAAGACGCCGTGAAGGCGGGGGACGTGTACGTCACCGCCACCAGAGTGGAAAAGGAGCTGCAGCAGGTTCCCATGAGCGTGACCGTGATGACGGCCGAGGATGTGCGGCGTTCCGGCGCTCGTACCGTGGGCGAACTTCTGGAGGACGTGCCCGGCGTACAGATACAGAACGACGGTTCCCAGGGCCTCAAGCGCATATCCATCCGCGGTGAGGACGCCTTCCGTACGCTGGTGCTCATCGACGGGCAGAAGATTTCCGAGCACAAGTCCATGTCCGGTTCGCCCATGCTCATCGACGCCTCGCGTATCGAACGCATCGAAGTCATCAAGGGCCCGGCTTCCGTGCTTTACGGTTCCGACGCCATCGGCGGCGTGGTGAACATCATCACGAAAAAGGGTGGAGAGAAGCCCGTGGAAGGCGAGATCTGGACGGGCTACAGCGGTGCGTCCCGGGGTTTTTCCGAAGGCATGGCCGTGCGCGGCAATCTCGACGGTCTCAAGTACAGCCTTTCCGGCTCCCATTCCGATCAGGGAGACATCCATACGCCCGAAGGGGAGCTCGACAATACGAATTTCCGTCAGACCGACGCCTCGGCCTTCCTGAGCTACGACTTTTCCGAACACTTCACCATGGGCGCGGGCCTGGACTATTATAAGGGTTCCTTCAACTCCACGGCCATGAGCAACAATACGGACGGGAACCGCTTCTTCGTCAAGGTGCCCAAGTGGGCGCGCACCAAGTACTACATGTTCGCGGAAGGCCGGGACATAAGCGAGTATCTCGCCCGTGTTCGCTTCGACGCCTATTATCAGAAGAACGAAAAGGACATGCAGAACTATGTGGGCCAGGCCGTACATACCGGAGAGTCGTACTCCTACAACGGCATGCCCGTCACCATGAAGGGCGAGGGGCACGTCATCATGGACAACTACGCCCACAACATCATCCGCAGCAGGGGCGTTTCCCTCCAGACCGACTGGCAGCTCGGCGCGGATAACTACCTTGTTGCAGGCTATGAGCTGAACTACGACAGGCTCGATTCCGAAGGCCGTACCGACATGGATATGTTCCTGCCCTTCGGCAGCCCCACCATGGGGATGATAGGCAGATACGGCACCACCAAGTTCTACGACGGCAGCCAGCTCAATCAGTCGCTGTTCGCCTCCATGGAAAGCCAGCTTCCCGGAAATCTGGCCCTTACCTACGGCGTGCGCTGGATCCATGTGCGCACGGAACTGACCCGCGGCGATGAATACAGGACCGGCTATGCGGGCATGGGCATGATGATGGGCGACAAGGTGGTGGAAATGGCCATGTCGCACTACAACGGCGAGCGTTCCGGCGGCGCCGCCCTCGGCGACAGTTCCGAATCCCGTCCCGTGTTCAACGTGGGCCTCGTGTGGACGGGGATAGAAGACCTTGCTCTTCGCGCAAGCTGGGCGCAGGGCTTCCGCGTGCCGAACCTTACGGAAAAGTACATAGGCACGGCCATGGGCGGCGGCACCATTTACGGCAACCCGAACCTCGATCCCGAAACCTCCAACAACTTTGAAGTGGGCGCGCGCTACAATCACGGCGATCTGAATTTCGATCTGGCCTTCTTCTACTCCCTTGCCGACGATTACATCGCCTCCGTGCTCGTACCCGGCAGCAGCAGCGTCTACACCTACACCAATGTGGCCGACGCCAGAACTTTCGGTTCCGAACTGTCGGCAAGCTACCGTTTCGCCACGGCCTGGGGCGATTTCACCCCCTATGCCACGCTTACCTGGATGCGCCGTCAGTACGACGACGGCAACGGCTGGAAGACCTATGATACCGCCACGCCCGAATGGGTGAGCCGTTACGGCGTGCGCTATGCCAGAGCTCTTACCGAAACCGTGGATTTCCGTGCCGACGTGTACGGCCGCAGCCAGTCCGAAACCGTGTACCGTTCCGCCTCCGGCGCAAGCGACTACGATCTCGGCGGCTTCACCACGGCCAACATCGCGCTGGGCTTCGATTTCGGCAAGGAAAAGCGCTTCTCCGTGCTTACGGAAGTGCTGAACATTTTCGACAAGCGCTATCAGTATAATACGGCCATTCTTGAGCCCGGCCTCCACGCCAACGTGAAGCTGAGCTACAAGTTCTGA
- a CDS encoding MATE family efflux transporter, whose protein sequence is MSATPPTSGSSAPSRPPSGALPSRGEIFRLTLPQMGLMLCHLVISMTDVWAAGRLGTDVQAATGVVTQIFALLMLITSLIASGCMATVSQSLGAGLAVRANRYAGLIITLSASMGTAVAGLALLGEPLIFSAMRVSGELRPALSVFFTAYCCQLPFYYVLIMVNSIFRAYKKVLLPLMTLCLMASVNMLGDLGFGLGFFGLPAFGAAGIAWTTFASALAGLAGNLILARRYGILRRAAFAPWKWNRRAMPYLFKVGMPAAAGHIITQTGSLVTLAIIGLLPESTNILAGMSVGNRVHSLLMFPLGAFNMSMVIFSGYLLGGGRREELHDFGRRMAVTTALVLIPPSLLLWLLRAPAAGFFSGDANVLEQASLFLCFACLSGPFVGMTGVLNGLFSGAGATVLSCRVGAVTCWAVGIPLALTLGIGLNMGAFGVYAAGFAGQMAAFLWTLKLFRGKKWLEYGLRKRHTA, encoded by the coding sequence ATGAGCGCTACTCCCCCCACTTCCGGCAGCTCCGCTCCGTCCCGTCCGCCTTCCGGCGCTCTGCCCTCACGCGGCGAAATCTTCCGGCTCACGCTGCCGCAGATGGGACTCATGCTCTGCCATCTGGTCATTTCCATGACCGACGTATGGGCTGCGGGCAGGCTCGGAACGGACGTACAGGCAGCTACGGGAGTGGTAACACAGATCTTCGCGCTGCTCATGCTCATCACCTCCCTTATTGCCAGCGGCTGCATGGCCACGGTGAGTCAGTCTCTGGGAGCGGGGCTTGCCGTGCGCGCCAACCGCTACGCCGGGCTCATCATCACGCTCTCCGCATCCATGGGCACGGCGGTGGCAGGCCTCGCCCTGCTTGGCGAGCCTCTCATCTTCTCGGCCATGCGCGTTTCCGGCGAACTTCGCCCGGCGCTTTCCGTGTTTTTCACCGCCTACTGCTGCCAGCTTCCCTTTTACTATGTGCTCATCATGGTGAATTCCATTTTCCGGGCCTATAAAAAGGTACTGCTGCCGCTGATGACGCTTTGCCTCATGGCATCCGTCAACATGCTGGGCGATCTCGGCTTCGGTCTGGGCTTCTTCGGTCTGCCCGCATTCGGAGCGGCGGGCATAGCATGGACCACCTTTGCAAGCGCGCTGGCCGGTCTTGCCGGAAATCTCATCCTTGCGCGCCGTTACGGTATTCTGCGCCGCGCCGCCTTCGCCCCCTGGAAATGGAACAGGCGAGCCATGCCCTATCTCTTCAAGGTGGGCATGCCCGCAGCCGCGGGACACATCATCACGCAGACGGGGAGCCTCGTCACCCTCGCCATCATAGGCCTTCTGCCTGAGAGCACGAACATCCTTGCGGGCATGAGCGTGGGCAATCGCGTACACTCCCTTCTCATGTTTCCCCTGGGAGCATTCAACATGTCCATGGTCATCTTCTCCGGTTATCTTCTGGGCGGAGGAAGGCGCGAGGAGCTGCACGACTTCGGCCGCAGGATGGCCGTGACCACGGCGCTCGTCCTCATACCGCCCTCGCTGCTGCTCTGGCTTCTGCGTGCTCCCGCCGCCGGATTTTTCTCCGGCGATGCAAACGTGCTGGAGCAGGCTTCGCTCTTTCTGTGTTTTGCCTGCCTGTCCGGTCCCTTCGTCGGCATGACGGGCGTACTCAACGGCCTGTTTTCCGGAGCAGGCGCCACCGTTCTTTCCTGCCGTGTGGGAGCCGTCACCTGCTGGGCGGTGGGCATTCCTCTGGCGCTGACCCTCGGCATAGGGCTGAACATGGGAGCCTTCGGCGTATACGCCGCGGGCTTTGCCGGACAGATGGCAGCCTTTCTCTGGACTCTGAAACTTTTCCGCGGGAAGAAATGGCTTGAATATGGCCTGCGAAAACGGCACACTGCGTGA
- a CDS encoding flavodoxin family protein yields MKTLVVYSSLTGNTKKVAQAVSSVLPECDMFPVEEAPSSVEGYDLVALGYWVDKGMPDGRSRAWLEGIRNARLAFFGTLGAWPDSDHAKECMKKGEALALEPARGNSVCGSWLCQGRIDPKVLEVMARMAGNVHPMTPERKARIEEAARHPDDGDCRRAQEFFRNILDSLK; encoded by the coding sequence ATGAAAACACTTGTTGTGTACTCCTCCCTTACCGGCAATACGAAGAAAGTGGCGCAGGCCGTATCCTCCGTTCTGCCCGAATGCGACATGTTCCCCGTGGAAGAGGCCCCCTCCTCGGTGGAAGGGTATGATCTGGTGGCTCTGGGCTACTGGGTGGACAAGGGCATGCCCGACGGCAGATCCCGCGCCTGGCTGGAAGGAATACGGAACGCGCGTCTGGCCTTTTTCGGCACGCTGGGGGCGTGGCCCGATTCCGACCATGCGAAAGAATGCATGAAAAAGGGCGAGGCGCTGGCCCTTGAGCCTGCCCGGGGCAACAGCGTATGCGGTTCCTGGCTCTGCCAGGGCAGAATCGATCCCAAGGTGCTGGAAGTCATGGCGAGAATGGCGGGCAACGTGCATCCCATGACGCCGGAGCGCAAGGCCCGCATCGAGGAGGCGGCCAGGCACCCCGATGACGGGGACTGCCGCCGCGCGCAGGAATTTTTCCGCAATATTCTGGATTCGCTGAAGTAA
- a CDS encoding MotA/TolQ/ExbB proton channel family protein — translation MNWSEIYATIGPAGVVLALVACAGVYLALKSYVFLFLVWRDFRRTFPELEREDAAGECMDYQGDNPLICIVRDIVQTHSSHSEDIRAEIAYLFHRNFEQLTREICYLRLISVLSPLLGLLGTILGMVTVFQTIGENAAPDTAMLANGIWEALITTIMGLCVAIPALMVYYFLMLRFKGFHIEVVEYSYRALEFCQRRKSGGRQGEDDDV, via the coding sequence ATGAACTGGTCGGAAATATACGCGACCATAGGACCGGCGGGCGTGGTGCTGGCGCTGGTCGCCTGCGCGGGGGTGTACCTTGCGCTGAAGAGCTATGTGTTTCTTTTTCTTGTCTGGCGGGATTTCCGCAGGACCTTCCCTGAGCTGGAGAGGGAGGATGCCGCCGGTGAGTGCATGGACTATCAGGGGGATAACCCTCTCATCTGCATCGTGCGCGACATAGTGCAGACGCATTCGAGCCATTCGGAGGATATCCGCGCCGAGATAGCCTATCTGTTCCACCGCAATTTCGAACAGCTCACGCGGGAAATCTGCTATCTCCGGCTCATTTCCGTTCTTTCGCCCCTTCTGGGGCTGCTCGGCACCATTCTCGGCATGGTGACGGTGTTTCAGACCATAGGGGAGAACGCCGCTCCCGATACGGCCATGCTGGCAAACGGTATATGGGAGGCGCTCATCACCACCATCATGGGGCTTTGCGTGGCCATACCCGCGCTCATGGTCTACTATTTTCTCATGCTGCGCTTCAAGGGCTTCCATATAGAAGTGGTGGAATACAGTTACCGCGCTCTGGAATTCTGCCAGAGAAGAAAGAGCGGCGGCAGGCAGGGAGAAGACGACGATGTTTAA
- a CDS encoding energy-coupling factor transporter transmembrane component T family protein: MERSAFDVRSRMFVTLLSSAVTIAVSSFEGQMVLFTVSFLYALSLRRLRALFIAYAVLGVMAGIATLFTFGISSLMPAMPFSFRGLAVPFLRGAVMLNVVLPLALTCRIQELLTALKSLRLPFCIYIPGAVMIRFIPTFMNDIRQVAETLKIRGYNLGFGEMCRHPFMMLRLLFAPLLFRSLRTSEELGIAAELKGLEAGGRFVPFRAGAWTRRDTVLVVLAVAAAALALYCHAVWGGESMGMR; encoded by the coding sequence GTGGAAAGATCTGCGTTCGACGTGCGTTCCCGCATGTTCGTCACCCTGCTCAGTTCGGCGGTCACCATCGCCGTATCCTCCTTTGAGGGGCAGATGGTGCTATTTACGGTTTCCTTTCTCTATGCGCTTTCCCTGCGCCGCCTTCGCGCGCTGTTTATCGCATACGCGGTGCTGGGCGTCATGGCGGGCATCGCAACGCTCTTCACCTTCGGCATATCCTCTCTCATGCCGGCCATGCCCTTTTCCTTCAGGGGGCTTGCCGTGCCGTTTCTGCGCGGAGCCGTCATGCTGAACGTAGTGCTGCCCCTTGCGCTCACCTGCCGCATACAGGAACTGCTTACGGCGCTGAAAAGTCTGCGTCTGCCTTTCTGCATCTATATTCCCGGCGCGGTGATGATACGCTTCATTCCCACCTTCATGAACGACATCCGCCAGGTGGCAGAAACATTGAAGATTCGCGGCTACAATCTCGGTTTCGGGGAAATGTGCCGCCATCCGTTCATGATGCTGCGCCTTCTGTTTGCTCCGCTTCTGTTCCGTTCGCTGAGAACATCGGAGGAACTGGGCATTGCGGCGGAACTCAAGGGACTGGAGGCGGGCGGGCGCTTCGTGCCTTTCCGGGCGGGAGCATGGACGCGGCGCGATACCGTGCTTGTGGTACTGGCCGTGGCCGCTGCGGCGCTCGCCCTGTACTGCCATGCCGTATGGGGCGGCGAAAGCATGGGCATGCGCTGA
- a CDS encoding ABC transporter ATP-binding protein yields the protein MIRFENVTYTYPFSDACAVKDINLHVRPGELVLVSGESGCGKTTLMRLADGLCPGYFRGTLKGRVLIDGRDTSAMPLKDISRMVGTLFQDPEQQFFALGVEDELAFVHEWRGLAAEETREKVRRAADSFGLSPVLHHSIHELSEGQKQKVGLASILSQEPRALVLDEPTANLDPEATVELACRLRALKESGMAILVVDHRLYWLEGVADRVLVMKKGEICAMGNYALLEDEGLRAACGLRDCHVEDVRRLLPENRPTHKGENGSGERGLRVEELSFAYKGQADLFHQVSFSLRPGVTALIGENGAGKTTLARLLTGLNRAREGRFFIDGAGIAPEALLGRVGIVLQNADHQLHMKTVTQELEVCLELARRLSDAKGLCGEEAFSVERLLDMFGLSPLAGRHPQSLSGGEKQRLVIACAFAKKPDVLILDEPTSGLDGGNMLRIARALELLAERGACVLVITHDLELMKLSCTRALRLPLAKGVGESEKKEMPHERFLQ from the coding sequence ATGATACGCTTTGAAAACGTCACCTATACCTACCCCTTTTCCGATGCCTGCGCCGTGAAGGACATCAATCTGCATGTGCGACCCGGCGAGCTGGTGCTGGTTTCCGGCGAGAGCGGCTGCGGCAAGACCACGCTCATGCGCCTTGCCGACGGTCTCTGCCCCGGCTACTTCCGGGGAACATTGAAGGGGCGCGTGCTCATCGACGGCAGGGATACCTCCGCCATGCCGCTCAAGGATATTTCCCGCATGGTGGGCACGCTGTTTCAGGACCCGGAGCAGCAGTTCTTCGCCCTGGGGGTGGAGGACGAGCTTGCCTTCGTGCATGAATGGAGGGGCCTAGCCGCGGAGGAAACGCGGGAGAAGGTACGCCGCGCTGCGGATTCCTTCGGGCTTTCCCCCGTACTTCATCATTCCATTCATGAGCTTTCCGAGGGGCAGAAGCAGAAGGTGGGGCTTGCCTCCATTCTTTCGCAGGAGCCGCGCGCTCTGGTGCTCGACGAGCCTACGGCCAACCTCGACCCGGAAGCCACTGTGGAATTGGCCTGCCGTCTGCGAGCCCTGAAGGAAAGCGGCATGGCCATCCTGGTGGTGGATCACCGGCTGTACTGGCTGGAAGGCGTGGCCGACCGCGTGCTCGTCATGAAGAAGGGCGAGATATGCGCCATGGGGAATTATGCTCTTCTGGAAGACGAGGGGCTGCGTGCAGCCTGCGGCCTGCGCGACTGCCATGTGGAGGACGTGCGTCGCCTTCTGCCGGAGAACAGGCCCACGCACAAAGGGGAGAACGGAAGCGGCGAACGCGGCCTTCGTGTGGAAGAACTCTCTTTCGCCTACAAGGGGCAGGCGGATCTGTTTCATCAAGTCTCCTTTTCTCTTCGGCCCGGCGTGACGGCCCTCATCGGGGAGAACGGCGCGGGCAAGACCACGCTGGCCCGCCTGCTCACCGGGCTGAACCGGGCGAGGGAGGGGAGGTTTTTCATCGACGGCGCCGGTATTGCCCCGGAGGCGCTTCTCGGCCGCGTGGGCATCGTGCTGCAGAACGCCGATCATCAGCTGCACATGAAAACCGTGACGCAGGAACTGGAAGTCTGTCTGGAGCTGGCCCGCCGTCTGAGTGATGCCAAAGGGCTCTGCGGGGAAGAGGCTTTTTCCGTGGAGAGGCTTCTGGACATGTTCGGCCTTTCCCCCCTTGCGGGAAGACACCCGCAGTCGCTGTCCGGCGGAGAGAAGCAGCGCCTCGTCATTGCCTGCGCTTTTGCCAAGAAACCGGATGTCCTCATTCTGGACGAACCCACCAGCGGGCTGGACGGCGGCAACATGCTGCGCATAGCCCGGGCGCTGGAGCTTCTTGCCGAAAGGGGAGCCTGCGTGCTGGTGATTACCCATGATCTTGAACTTATGAAGCTTTCCTGTACGCGAGCACTGCGTCTGCCCCTGGCAAAGGGCGTCGGGGAGAGCGAAAAAAAGGAGATGCCCCATGAACGGTTCCTGCAATGA
- a CDS encoding energy transducer TonB, producing the protein MAAFGMFGMMSLLMGAAFLLLAERTLTLPAVEARRVFMVQAHFRSAPPSKAEQPEMKKILAQESDFLIPEEPEPVVEKQPEPQAVKKPEPKPEPEIAKPVRPKPEVKPAPKPKAKKVPRPIPKTEQALPARPVKEAEKTSAVSGGTGASVPAAAGTEKVENNRRSEVLAAILQVVEKHKRYPRQGRRSGAEGTCTLMVQVGADGRVASCTLAGPSGRAVLDAAAKRLGEKLLGLDVGSSGSIRVLIPVHYRLTDR; encoded by the coding sequence ATGGCGGCTTTCGGCATGTTCGGCATGATGAGTCTGCTGATGGGGGCGGCTTTTCTTCTTCTTGCAGAGCGTACGCTCACGCTGCCTGCCGTCGAGGCCCGCAGGGTGTTCATGGTACAGGCGCATTTTAGAAGCGCACCGCCGTCGAAGGCGGAACAGCCGGAAATGAAGAAGATTCTGGCGCAGGAGTCGGATTTTCTCATTCCCGAAGAGCCCGAACCCGTGGTGGAAAAGCAGCCGGAACCTCAGGCGGTGAAGAAGCCCGAACCGAAACCGGAGCCGGAGATTGCAAAGCCCGTCAGGCCGAAGCCCGAGGTAAAACCCGCCCCGAAGCCGAAAGCAAAAAAAGTCCCCCGGCCCATACCGAAGACGGAGCAGGCGCTTCCCGCACGACCTGTGAAGGAGGCGGAAAAAACTTCCGCCGTTTCCGGCGGAACGGGTGCTTCCGTGCCTGCCGCGGCAGGTACGGAAAAGGTTGAGAACAACCGCAGAAGCGAGGTGCTCGCGGCCATTCTTCAGGTGGTGGAAAAGCATAAGCGCTATCCGAGGCAGGGGCGGCGCAGCGGTGCGGAAGGTACCTGCACGCTCATGGTGCAGGTCGGAGCCGACGGGCGCGTCGCCTCCTGTACTCTGGCCGGGCCTTCGGGCCGCGCCGTGCTCGATGCTGCGGCAAAACGCCTTGGAGAAAAGCTGCTGGGGCTGGATGTGGGGTCTTCCGGCAGCATCAGGGTGCTCATTCCCGTGCATTACCGGCTGACGGACCGTTGA